The genomic region CGCGCTTTACGCCAGCCTCAACTCGTACCACGAACTGCGAGTCATCAGCACACAAGGAGACGTGTACCTATGGCCACCCCGGATGGGCCAGCAGCCCCTGCTTTAACCGCACTGTCCCGTGAGATTCGCGAGTACTCGGTGTTTCAGGCGGTCGCGCAGATCATCGAGCGGTTGCGTGAAGCGCACCCCTCCCTTGACGAGGAGGCGCTGTACGACCAGTTGGAGTTCCAGGCCAATCCAGGCTTTGGGTTTCCCGGCAACGACATTGACCGGGTGGAGTTTTTTGTCGAGCACGGCCAGTTGCGGGCACGCCTTCGTCTCAATGTGCTGGGGCTTTTTGGTACAGGCTCACCGCTGCCGGCGTTCTATGGCGAGCAAGCTTTTGCCGAAGTATCAGGGGGTAATTCGACGCGTGATTTCCTGGATCTTTTTCACCATCGCCTGCACCGGTTGCTGGTGCCGATCTGGCGAAAATACCGTTATCAGGCGCGCTTTCAAACGGGTGCCTGCGATCCATTTTCAGAGCAGATGTTCGCGTTGGTAGGCCTGGGCGGCAGCGCGATTCGCAGCACCGCTCAACTGAACTGGAAGCGCCTGCTGCCCTACCTGGGACTGCTCAGTCTGCGTGCGCACTCCGCCGCACTGATCGAGACCGTGTTGCGTTATTACTTCAAGCACAGCCGGCTGGTTATCGAGCAATGGGTCAAGCGCACGGTGGTGATTGACCAGGAGCAGCGTAATGACCTGGGTCGCAGCTATAGCACGCTGGGTTCTGACCTGGTGCTGGGGGACCGAATTCTCGACCGCAGCGGGATGTTCAGGGTCCATGTGCTGGCACTGGGCTGGGAGCGATTTCATGATTTTTTGCCCACCGGAGCAGGTTATGAGCCGTTGTGCGCACTGGTGCGTTTCGCCGTCCGGGACCCCTTGGAGTACGACGTGCGATTGGTGTTGGCAGAGGGAGAGGTTCGGCCGTTGCACATTGGTGAGCGCAATGTCTGCCGCTTGGGCTGGACCAGTTGGCTGGGGCATGAGCGAGCTGACGGCGTGGTCACCTTGGCCAGTAAAACTCATTAGGGATTGATGAATATGATGAACGTGGACCTGCAACAACTTATCCAGGTATTGACCGCGCCCACGCGGTGCGACTTGGAGCGCTGCGCCGAACGGTGTGTCACGCGCGGCGGCAGCGAGGTCTTGGTGGAGGACCTGCTGTTGACGCTCCTGGAATATCCCGGCGGTGTACTGATGCGTGCGCTGCAGGATGCGGGTGTGGATGTCGGCGAACTGCATGCGGTGCTGCAACCCCGGACCGACCAGAGCGCCTCCCGTAATCCGGTGTTTTCAAGCGCTTTGGTGCAATGGTTGCAACAAGCGTTACTGGTCGCCCATCTGGAGCTGGGGCGAAGCGAAGTGGAACACGGTGCCTTGTTGCTCGCCTTGTTGCGCAATCCGTTGCAGCACGCGGGTAGCCGTTATCAGGCGGTGTTGAGCAAGCTTGATGCACAGCGCGTGCTCGGTTTTCTCTTGAGCGAAAACCCTCGGACGCCTCCATCTGAAGGGGGGAGTTCATTACTGGAGCGCTTTACTCATGACCTGACTCGCCAGGCTCTTGACGGAAAACTCGACCCCGTACTCTGTCGCGATAACGAAATCCGGCAAATGATCGATACCCTTGCGCGGCGGCGCAAGAACAACCCCATTCTGGTGGGCGAGGCGGGAGTCGGAAAAACCGCGATAGTCGAGGGCCTGGCCCTGCGAATCGTGAGCGCGCAAGTGCCAGAGGTGCTCAGGGGCGTGCGTCTGCTGACCCTGGATATGGGCTTGCTGCAAGCCGGTGCCAGCATCAAGGGCGAGTTCGAGCGCCGCTTGAAAGGATTGATCGACGAGGTCAACGCCTCGCTGCAACCGATCATCCTGTTTATCGACGAGGCCCACACCCTGGTTGGCGCAGGCGGCCAAGCCGGCAGTTCCGATGCTGCGAACCTGCTTAAGCCGGCGCTGGCACGCGGTGAACTGCGTACCATCGCCGCCACGACTTGGTCGGAGCACAAGAAATACTTCGAGAAAGACCCTGCGTTGGCGCGGCGTTTCCAGCCGGTACAGGTGCGCGAGCCGACAGTAGAGGAGGCGGTGACGATTGTGCGTGGGGTGGCCCCGGTGTATGAGGCCAGTCACGGTGTTTACGTGCGTGATGATGCGGTGGTCGCTGCCGCACACCTGAGTGCTCACTATCTGGCGGGCCGCCAGTTGCCTGACAAGGCCGTGGACGTCTTGGACACCGCGTGTGCCCGGGTGCGTATCAGCCTGGTCACGGCACCGGAGGAGCTGCAGCAGCTGCGCGCCGAGCTGACCGAGGGCACGCGGCAGCAACTCGCTATGCGTCGGGACGCCGACGCGGGATTGGCCATCGATGAACAGGCCCTGCAGCAACTCACACTGCGCCTGGAAGAAGTCGAGGCCGCACAGTCACAGCGTGAACAACGCTGGACCCACCAGCGCGACCTGGCCGAGAAGGTACTCTCATTGCGCCAGGAACTGGTCGGAGCCCGAAGCAGCGGCGAAAACATTGAGGTCCTTGAGCGGCTACTGGCCGAAAACCATCAAGCGTTGCAGGCCATCCAGCCCGAACAGCGGTGGGTCAGCTTTGAAGTGTGCCCACGGTTGGTGGCACAGGTGGTCAGTGCCTGGACTGGTATTCCACCGGAACAACTGGCCCGTGAACACAGCGCGAAGGTCTTGAACTTTGCCGAGGATTTGCGCCGCCGCATCCTCGGTCAGGAGTGCGCTGTGCAGGTTCTGGATCGCTGCCTGCGGGCCGTCGCGGCCGGCGTGAACAGGCCGAACGCTCCCGTAGGTGTATTCCTGTTGGTGGGCCCCAGCGGGGTTGGCAAGACAGAAACGGCCCACGCCCTGGCTGACTTGTTGTACGGCGGTGAGCGGTTTGTCACCACGATCAATATGTCTGAGTACCAGGAGAAACATTCCCTGTCCCGATTGATCGGAGCACCGCCCGGCTACGTCGGCTATGGAGAGGGCGGCGTACTGACGGAGGCCGTGCGACAGAAGCCCTACTCGGTGGTGCTGCTCGACGAGGTCGAGAAGGCCGACCCGGATGTCTTGAACCTGTTTTACCAAGTGTTCGACAAAGGCGTAGCCAATGACGGCGAAGGGCGTGAAATCGATTTTCGCAACACCCTGATCCTGATGACTTCCAATCTGGGCGGCCAACGTATCACTGAGCTGTGCGCCGACGGACAGCGACCGGATGTCGAGGTGCTGCACGCCGCTATTCGGCCGGTGCTGACTGCTCATTTCAAACCGGCATTGCTGGCCCGTATGCGCGTGGTCCCGTACTACCCGATAGCGGGCGTGGTGCTGCACCAACTGATCGAGAACAAACTTCAGCGCCTGGGGACGCGCCTGCTTCAGCGCAAGCTGGCCTTCAGTCACGCAGAGGAACTGGTCGAACATATGGCCGAGCGCTGTAGCCACGGTGAGAGTGGTGCGCGGTTTATCGATCAATGGATCGAGGCAAATCTGCTGCCGCAGGTGGTGGATCAACTGCTGGATGCTATGGCCGTTGGCAAGTCTCTGCAGTGTGTCCATGTCAGCCTTGATTCCAACAGCACTCTCCTCTGCGAGTTCAGCTGATGGCGGACAATCTGTTTACTCAGTTGCCCAACCCGCTGGATTACGCCGATGCCTTGCTGGGATGGTTTACCCGATTAGGTATCGATAGCGACGAATCGACATTGGCCGAGGACTTTGCAGCAGGCGCCGCACAGTTGAGCGGGTGTGAACTGAGCCAGTTGTACCTGCTCGATCAAACCACCGGCCGCCTGGATCTGGTTGCCCAGTACCTGCCGGGTGTGTTGCCGCCCGGTGACGTCGCGAACCCGGGAGCGGACTTCAAGAACGAGCAACTGTTGCAATACGTTCTGGAACAGAGCCGTGTACTCAGCCTCACTGAGCTGCGTAGCAGCCTGTATGACACAGGGTTTCTACCGGTGGTCGCATCACCCTGGCAATCACTGCTGTGCGTGCCACTGCTTGGGGAGCACCAGCAGGTATGCGGAATGTTGTTGTGTGCCAGTCAGCGCAGGACGGAACTGGCCGGTTACGGCACCTCGCTGGGCCAATTCGGCCGTTTTGCCTTGAGTCAGCTGGCCATGTTGCGTCGAATGCGCCGGGCTCCAAGCGCGTTGAAAGTGGCTCGCAACACCCCGGGTGCCAGCGCCTATGGCTTGATAGGAAACAGCACCGCGATGGACGAGACGTGCCGTCTGATCGGTAAGGTCGTGCATAGCCCCTACACCGTATTGCTCCGGGGCGAGACCGGCACGGGTAAAGAAGTGGTCGCACGGGCCATTCATGCCGCCGGACCGCGCAGCAACAAGGCATTTGTGGTGCAAAACTGCGCTGCGTTTCCCGAAGGCTTGCTCGAAAGTGAATTGTTCGGTTACCGCAAAGGCGCGTTCACCGGTGCCGAAAGAGACTACGCCGGTTTGTTTGACACCGCCCATGGCGGCACGCTGCTGCTCGACGAAATCGGTGACATGCCGCTGTCACTGCAAGCCAAATTACTGCGGGTGCTACAGGAAGGCGAAATTCGCCCGTTGGGTGCCAATACGGCCCACAAGGTCGATGTACGGATCCTCGCGGCGACTCACCGGGACCTCACCCGCATGGTGGCCGAAGGCAGCTTCCGCGAAGATCTTTATTACCGGTTGGCGCAGTTTCCCATCGAGTTGCCGGCGCTACGCCAACGGGACGGTGATGTGTTGCAACTGGCACGGCATTTCGCCGACAAGGCCTGCGCAATGCTGGGTCGGGCGCCGGTGGGCTGGTCGAGTGCGGCGCTGGATCATCTGTCGAGCCACAGCTTCCCCGGCAATGTGCGCGAACTCAAATGCATGGTGGAGCGGGCGGTGCTGCTGTGTGACGACGAAGTCATCCTGCCCCCGCATTTGTCGCTGTCGTCAAGCCCGACTGCACCGGCTGTTGACTCGACACTGCGCCAGCGCATGGAGCGGGTCGAACGGGTTGTGCTGATCGACTGCCTGCGCAAAAACCGTGGTAATCGAACGCGCACGGCCCGTGAGCTGGGGCTCGCGCGACGCACGCTGCAGTACCGTCTTGCACGTCTGGACATTCCCTTTGGCGACGTCAAGGGGGAGTGCTGAATGGCGCGCCCCTCAAATTCCGGGAGATATCTGATGCCTGTTAGTCAGTGGCAAGCCCTGGTGCTTGTGTTGTTTTTGCTGAGTGGCTGTAACACCAACCATGTCTTTGACGACGGCGACTATCGCCCGCTGGGTGATCCACGGTCCATCGGTCGTGGCCAGTGAGCGCGGGGGAGTTCCACATGCAACTAGTGTTTGAGGTATGCCCTGCGGGGCAAGAAGGGTCAGCGCCGGACCTGCGCAAAACCTTTAAGGGTGTTGGCGGCGTCATAGGTCGTGGGGCCGGTTGTGATTGGACCCTCCCTGATGGCAGTCGCCAGGTTTCCAGTCGTCACGCGGTGGTCAGCTATCGTGACGGACGGTACTTCCTGGCGGACATCAGCAGTAACGGAACCCGCCTGGCAGGCAGCGGCGATCGTCTGCGGGAGGGGCAGGAGCATCCGATAGAGGACGGCACGGTATTTCAGCTGGGGCCGCTGAATATTCGTGCGCGACTGGTCAGTCCGGCGACGGTGCCGGGCCAGGACGGATTACACACGCTGATTCCCGATGATGCATTTCTGGAGCTGGATCCGGTACGGAGACTGGCCAGGGAACTGCAGCTTCAGGACGAGTCGCAAGAGTTGACCGCCCTGACCATGGCCAATCACGAGGCGTTGCGGTGGACGGACCACGCAGCGGCGGACAGGGATCATCTGACGGTTCCCGAACTTGTGGAACCTGCCCCGCGGGTTGGGCCGAGCT from Pseudomonas yamanorum harbors:
- a CDS encoding sigma-54 interaction domain-containing protein, which codes for MADNLFTQLPNPLDYADALLGWFTRLGIDSDESTLAEDFAAGAAQLSGCELSQLYLLDQTTGRLDLVAQYLPGVLPPGDVANPGADFKNEQLLQYVLEQSRVLSLTELRSSLYDTGFLPVVASPWQSLLCVPLLGEHQQVCGMLLCASQRRTELAGYGTSLGQFGRFALSQLAMLRRMRRAPSALKVARNTPGASAYGLIGNSTAMDETCRLIGKVVHSPYTVLLRGETGTGKEVVARAIHAAGPRSNKAFVVQNCAAFPEGLLESELFGYRKGAFTGAERDYAGLFDTAHGGTLLLDEIGDMPLSLQAKLLRVLQEGEIRPLGANTAHKVDVRILAATHRDLTRMVAEGSFREDLYYRLAQFPIELPALRQRDGDVLQLARHFADKACAMLGRAPVGWSSAALDHLSSHSFPGNVRELKCMVERAVLLCDDEVILPPHLSLSSSPTAPAVDSTLRQRMERVERVVLIDCLRKNRGNRTRTARELGLARRTLQYRLARLDIPFGDVKGEC
- the tssG gene encoding type VI secretion system baseplate subunit TssG, which codes for MATPDGPAAPALTALSREIREYSVFQAVAQIIERLREAHPSLDEEALYDQLEFQANPGFGFPGNDIDRVEFFVEHGQLRARLRLNVLGLFGTGSPLPAFYGEQAFAEVSGGNSTRDFLDLFHHRLHRLLVPIWRKYRYQARFQTGACDPFSEQMFALVGLGGSAIRSTAQLNWKRLLPYLGLLSLRAHSAALIETVLRYYFKHSRLVIEQWVKRTVVIDQEQRNDLGRSYSTLGSDLVLGDRILDRSGMFRVHVLALGWERFHDFLPTGAGYEPLCALVRFAVRDPLEYDVRLVLAEGEVRPLHIGERNVCRLGWTSWLGHERADGVVTLASKTH
- the tssH gene encoding type VI secretion system ATPase TssH translates to MMNVDLQQLIQVLTAPTRCDLERCAERCVTRGGSEVLVEDLLLTLLEYPGGVLMRALQDAGVDVGELHAVLQPRTDQSASRNPVFSSALVQWLQQALLVAHLELGRSEVEHGALLLALLRNPLQHAGSRYQAVLSKLDAQRVLGFLLSENPRTPPSEGGSSLLERFTHDLTRQALDGKLDPVLCRDNEIRQMIDTLARRRKNNPILVGEAGVGKTAIVEGLALRIVSAQVPEVLRGVRLLTLDMGLLQAGASIKGEFERRLKGLIDEVNASLQPIILFIDEAHTLVGAGGQAGSSDAANLLKPALARGELRTIAATTWSEHKKYFEKDPALARRFQPVQVREPTVEEAVTIVRGVAPVYEASHGVYVRDDAVVAAAHLSAHYLAGRQLPDKAVDVLDTACARVRISLVTAPEELQQLRAELTEGTRQQLAMRRDADAGLAIDEQALQQLTLRLEEVEAAQSQREQRWTHQRDLAEKVLSLRQELVGARSSGENIEVLERLLAENHQALQAIQPEQRWVSFEVCPRLVAQVVSAWTGIPPEQLAREHSAKVLNFAEDLRRRILGQECAVQVLDRCLRAVAAGVNRPNAPVGVFLLVGPSGVGKTETAHALADLLYGGERFVTTINMSEYQEKHSLSRLIGAPPGYVGYGEGGVLTEAVRQKPYSVVLLDEVEKADPDVLNLFYQVFDKGVANDGEGREIDFRNTLILMTSNLGGQRITELCADGQRPDVEVLHAAIRPVLTAHFKPALLARMRVVPYYPIAGVVLHQLIENKLQRLGTRLLQRKLAFSHAEELVEHMAERCSHGESGARFIDQWIEANLLPQVVDQLLDAMAVGKSLQCVHVSLDSNSTLLCEFS